One genomic window of Mus caroli chromosome 12, CAROLI_EIJ_v1.1, whole genome shotgun sequence includes the following:
- the Sgpp1 gene encoding sphingosine-1-phosphate phosphatase 1 codes for MSLGQRLALLASRLQEPQRVASFQRLCGVEVPLSSPAADEDAETEVRGAPREPRRRGRQPGAEDSPAKPDCCGAPNGVRNGLAAEPGPTGPRRAGSQRRNSLTGEEGELVKVSNLPLYYLFCLGTELGNELFYILFFPFWIWNLDPFVGRRLVIIWVLVMYLGQCTKDIIRWPRPASPPVIKLEVFYNSEYSMPSTHAMSGTAIPIAMFLLTYGRWQYPFIYGLILIPCWSSLVCLSRIYMGMHSILDVIAGFLYTILILIIFYPLVDLIDNFNQTYKYAPLIIVGLHLILGIFSFTLDTWSTSRGDTAEILGSGAGIACGSHAAYTLGLSLEPSLHTLPLAIPPLTVTLFGKAILRIVLGMLLVLLVRDTMKKVTIPLACKLFSIPCHDIRQARQHMEVELPYRYITYGMVGFSITFLVPYIFSFIGIS; via the exons ATGTCCCTGGGGCAGCGGCTGGCTCTGCTGGCCAGCCGTCTGCAGGAGCCGCAGCGGGTGGCGAGCTTCCAGCGTCTGTGTGGGGTGGAGGTGCCGCTCAGCAGCCCGGCGGCGGACGAGGATGCAGAGACCGAGGTTCGCGGAGCCCCGAGAGAACCCCGGCGACGGGGACGGCAGCCGGGCGCTGAGGACAGCCCCGCCAAGCCCGACTGCTGCGGTGCCCCGAACGGCGTGCGCAACGGGCTGGCGGCCGAGCCGGGCCCGACCGGGCCCCGCCGCGCGGGCTCTCAGCGCCGCAACTCGTTGACGGGCGAGGAGGGCGAGCTGGTCAAAGTGAGCAACTTGCCGCTCTACTACCTGTTCTGCTTAGGCACGGAACTGGGCAACGAGCTCTTCTACATCCTATTCTTCCCCTTCTGGATCTGGAATCTCGACCCCTTTGTGGGCCGGAGGCTGGTGATCATCTGGGTGCTGGTCATGTACCTGGGCCAGTGCACCAAGGACATCATCCGCTGGCCGCGGCCGGCCTCGCCGCCTGTCATCAAGCTGGAGGTCTTCTACAACTCGGAATACAGCATGCCCTCCACGCATGCCATGTCAGGCACCGCCATCCCCATCGCCATGTTCCTGCTCACCTATGGCCGCTGGCAG taTCCTTTTATCTACGGACTGATTCTCATTCCCTGCTGGAGTTCACTAGTTTGTCTAAGTAGAATCTACATGGGAATGCATTCTATCCTG GATGTCATTGCTGGATTCTTGTATACCATTTTAATCTTAATCATCTTCTACCCACTGGTGGACCTGATTGACAACTTCAACCAAACTTACAAATACGCCCCGCTCATCATCGTCGGGCTTCACTTAATTTTGGGCATCTTCTCTTTCACCCTTGACACCTGGAGCACATCCCGAGGAGACACGGCTGAGATTCTGGGAAgtggtgctgggattgcatgtgGCTCACACGCTGCTTATACCCTGGGTCTATCCTTAGAACCTTCTCTGCACACGTTACCCTTAGCTATCCCCCCTCTTACTGTAACTCTGTTTGGAAAAGCCATATTACGGATCGTCCTAGGGATGCTCCTTGTACTGCTCGTAAGAGATACCATGAAGAAGGTCACCATTCCTCTAGCCTGTAAACTCTTCAGTATTCCGTGTCATGACATCCGCCAAGCAAGGCAGCACATGGAAGTGGAGCTGCCCTACCGGTATATTACCTACGGGATGGTCGGGTTCTCCATCACGTTTTTGGTCCcctatatattttcctttattggtATCTCTTGA